Below is a genomic region from Candidatus Woesearchaeota archaeon.
GTAACTACTTCAAATACTAGAAATGTGGTTTTAGAAGAAATAGAAAATAAACCTTCAAAGGTTAATCAAATCATAAGCAATTTAGATTCAAATAAAAAAGCGAACTTAATTAAAAAAGCTATACGTACTAATAAAAAAATAGAAGATTTAGGATATAATAATTTTATAGACGAAGCTTATAATAAATACTATATAGCTGGGAGTAAAATTGATAAAAATCTTATTAAAGCTATAATTGCACAGGAATCAGAAGCAAACACACAAATAGTAAATTCAGATCAAGATACTGGAGTAATGCAAATAATTCCCAGTACTTGGACTATGTTAACGAACTTAGATTTTAGACATGCTAAAGACCCACAAATAAATATAGAAATGGGTACAAAATATTTATTTTCAAACTACGACTCTCTTAAAGATGAAATTTCTGCAGTGGCTGCATATAATTGTGGTGTAAAATGCGTTCAAAGAGCTATAAAATCTAAAGTAAGCAAGGATTTTTCAATATATAAATCAAAAATCCCTTCATCGACAGCAGATACTTATGTTCCTAATATAATATTTATGTGGGAAATATTTAAATTATTAGAAAAAAATTCAGATTATTCTCAAAATCAGATTAAAGCAGACCTCTTAGTTCAAGGATTAATATAAGTTAATTAGTTCTAAATTAAAATGCGGGAGACAGGATTTGAACCTGCGTAGGCACTGAGCCACTAGCTCCTAAGGCTAGCCCGTTTGACCACTCCGGCACCCCCGCATATAATATAAGAATATCTAGCTTATTTTAAAAAGGTTTTGTTTAAAAAAGAGTTTAATTTTGTTGCAAGTTTCACTATATTTCTCTTTCCTTTTTCAAACAACATTTTTCGTACTTTTTTCCAGAACCACAGGGGCAAAGCCCCTTCTTTACAACACCGCCAAATATTTTTTTAATTAAAGGTTCAATTTCTTTTAATTCTAGATTAATTTTTTTCTCGTATAATTCAGGACATTCCATCATTTCAATAGCGCTATCAAGCTCAAGGTTTTCTTCTTTACTTAAATTCATTTTTTTAAGTTCTTTTAAAAAAGGAAGAACCTCCTTTTCATCATCATTAAAATTACAAATAAACATCGTTAAATCAAACCAACCTTGATATTTTTGGGGGTTATTGAGATAATCATTCAATAATCCCAATCTAAATTCTTTCCCTTTTGGATTATTAATTTTTGATAAAGTTTCAAATAAATAACTATGATAAATTTTATTTTTAAGTCCAGTTTCTAAGGAACAAATAATCTCTTCTACTGCAGAATTACCTATATTAACTAATGCTTCTAAAGCAATCTCACAATTTTCAAAGCAATCCCCATTTTCATTTTTTTCTATAAATTTTATAAGATATGGAATTGATTTTTTATTTTTTATTTTACTTAGAATTTCCAAAGAAAATAAGCAACTCCAAGTTTCTTCATTTTCTAAAAGTTCATGAATATAATTTAAAGAATTTTCCCCTTTCTTAATAATTTTATTAATTGTTGGTTCTAATTTTTTTCTAATTATATTATAATTTAGATTATCTTCTTTTTGATAGTCATAATTTTTTAATTCTTCAATTAAACCAATAAGTTCTTCATCATAATCATCATCCCAACCAAAATTTATCATTCTACTTGCTTTAATTACCTCTTTAGGAGGTTTTTCTCCATAAATTTCTTCATACATATCCGCAGGGGTCTTATTGGTATCACTTTGTTTTCTTACATAATTATACCAGTAAGCAAACTCTTCCATTTGAATTTTCTCTTCTTGTTCATTTTCTGGCTTTGGTCTATCTTTAAAAAACTCCTGCCAAGCCAAATCAAATTCTTTTTGTCCAAAAATAATTCCATCTTCTTTACTCAATTTTGATATATCCTCCCAAATCTTAATCTAAAATAGTTACTTTATCTTCTTGATTTAGTTCTTCTAAAACTTTATTTTCTTGTTCAAAAATAGTTCTTGGTTTAAAAAATACTCTTTTACTTTTTTCTTGCCAATCATAACAGTTTTTTAACTTATTCTTCCAAATCTGTAAATAATTATCATAACTTTCTTGATTATTTAAATATTTTTTAGAAATAACTTCTTCTAATTCTAAATGTGGCTCTTCAACTAAAAGGGCATTAGACTCGCTGCCCATTAAAAAGTGAGGTTCAATTCTTTGTTTAGAGACCATAATTTTAATTTTGTTATTATTGTGAGCTAAATCAAATAAAGGATGCGCCTTCCAAAAATCTTCACTTTTTTCAGCAAACCACCAATAAGCAAGTTCATTACTACGAATCTTATGATATTTTCTAAATATTTCATCTTCTACCGCAACATATGGATCACAAATAATATTCCAATTAATATTTTTAATCTCAGAAGAAAATCTTTCAATTAAACCAGAGTATAACTTTGGATCTAGCTCTCCATCTAAAGAATAAAGAGTTCTATTTTTATTAAAAAATTCTTCATAAACCTTTTCCACACTCTCACCTAAACTAATTTATGTAATTTTAAATAAACTTATTTGCCTTTTTTCTTCCACGAATAGGTTCTTTGCTTTGCAGATTTTCCAAAACCACATGAGCTACACTTTTTCTTACTTGCATGATAGGTTCTTCTTCCACATCTTCTACAAAT
It encodes:
- a CDS encoding SEC-C domain-containing protein — protein: MEEFAYWYNYVRKQSDTNKTPADMYEEIYGEKPPKEVIKASRMINFGWDDDYDEELIGLIEELKNYDYQKEDNLNYNIIRKKLEPTINKIIKKGENSLNYIHELLENEETWSCLFSLEILSKIKNKKSIPYLIKFIEKNENGDCFENCEIALEALVNIGNSAVEEIICSLETGLKNKIYHSYLFETLSKINNPKGKEFRLGLLNDYLNNPQKYQGWFDLTMFICNFNDDEKEVLPFLKELKKMNLSKEENLELDSAIEMMECPELYEKKINLELKEIEPLIKKIFGGVVKKGLCPCGSGKKYEKCCLKKEREI
- a CDS encoding 50S ribosomal protein L37e, translating into MTKGTPSMGRKSGKKNFIICRRCGRRTYHASKKKCSSCGFGKSAKQRTYSWKKKGK